A region of Paucidesulfovibrio longus DSM 6739 DNA encodes the following proteins:
- a CDS encoding O-linked N-acetylglucosamine transferase, SPINDLY family protein has translation MREAGGSEVRELLERAAAEHRLDRLDQARLLCRKALELEPDQPDALRLLGAVALQSGRHRRAETLLRRAVELLPENAQVRLHLGMALEGCGRLGEAVEAYKACMALDPDAAEPYARFGNLLKDNGQLREALACYAGALRRDPDHFASLVNMGGVLLELGRGRDAVDISRRAAELRPLAVRAHLHLGAALHDAWRTTEAESAYLAALELEPGHSGAMNNLGVLKRDQGRIRDAVSWFRKAWKADPDFAAARSNYLLTRHYLADEQRETFLEEALAFGHDLADPLTSRARSHDNDPDPDRPLRVGYLSGDLRRHAVSSFLVPLLAEHNPENVEFYCYANNPYSDGTTDHLRSICSLWRNIRTTGDIEASEIMREDKIDILVDLSGHSSHNRLLTTARKPAPVQALWLGYFDTTGMRAVDWIIADRHVCPEEQGKFYSEGVWRLPVSFWCYGPPDVEVEPVETPFFERKSITFGCFNNTAKINNTVVDAWAAILRQVPESELLLQSGSFADKDVRARYQSMFSDRGVGDRVAFRPHMELRGYLASYQEVDLALDPFPYGGGATTADALWMGVPVVSLRGGRFSGRLSTSLLEAAGLGELATRTLDDYIACAVGLAREPERLALLRSDLRGRLLASPLCDAKRFARDMEAAYRGMWSRWCGTSRRH, from the coding sequence ATGCGCGAAGCAGGGGGAAGCGAGGTGCGGGAACTGCTGGAGCGCGCCGCGGCGGAGCACCGGCTCGACCGTCTGGACCAGGCGCGGCTGCTTTGCCGCAAGGCCCTGGAGCTGGAACCCGACCAGCCGGACGCGCTGCGCCTGCTCGGAGCGGTGGCGCTCCAGTCCGGACGCCATCGCCGCGCCGAAACCCTGCTGCGCCGCGCCGTGGAGCTGCTTCCGGAGAACGCCCAGGTCCGTCTGCACCTGGGCATGGCCCTGGAGGGCTGCGGCAGGCTCGGCGAAGCCGTGGAAGCCTACAAGGCCTGCATGGCCCTGGACCCGGACGCGGCCGAACCGTATGCCCGCTTCGGCAACCTGCTCAAGGACAACGGCCAGCTGCGCGAAGCCCTGGCCTGCTATGCCGGGGCGCTTCGCCGCGACCCGGACCACTTCGCGTCCCTGGTGAACATGGGCGGCGTGCTGCTGGAGTTGGGCCGGGGGCGCGACGCGGTGGATATTTCACGCCGGGCTGCGGAGCTGCGGCCCCTGGCCGTGCGCGCGCATCTGCATCTGGGCGCGGCCCTGCACGACGCTTGGCGCACCACCGAGGCCGAATCGGCCTATCTGGCCGCGCTGGAGCTGGAGCCGGGCCATAGCGGGGCCATGAACAACCTGGGCGTGCTCAAGCGGGACCAGGGCCGCATCCGGGACGCGGTATCCTGGTTTCGCAAGGCCTGGAAAGCCGACCCGGACTTCGCTGCGGCGCGCAGCAATTACCTGCTGACCCGGCATTACCTTGCGGACGAGCAACGCGAAACGTTTCTGGAAGAGGCGCTCGCCTTCGGACACGACCTGGCCGATCCCCTGACTTCGCGTGCCAGGAGCCACGACAACGACCCGGACCCGGACCGTCCCCTGCGCGTCGGCTATCTTTCCGGCGATCTGCGCCGTCATGCCGTGAGCAGTTTTCTCGTTCCTCTTTTGGCCGAGCATAATCCTGAAAATGTTGAGTTTTACTGTTACGCGAACAATCCGTATTCAGATGGTACTACAGATCATTTACGGTCAATTTGCAGTCTCTGGCGTAATATCCGTACAACCGGAGATATTGAAGCATCCGAAATAATGCGAGAAGACAAGATAGACATTCTCGTGGACCTCAGCGGGCATTCCTCGCACAACCGACTCCTGACCACGGCCAGAAAGCCCGCTCCGGTGCAGGCGCTCTGGCTCGGATATTTCGACACCACGGGAATGCGGGCGGTTGACTGGATCATCGCGGATCGGCACGTTTGCCCCGAGGAACAGGGAAAATTCTATTCGGAAGGGGTCTGGCGGCTGCCGGTGAGCTTCTGGTGCTATGGTCCGCCGGACGTTGAAGTGGAGCCTGTGGAAACTCCCTTCTTCGAGAGAAAAAGCATTACGTTCGGGTGCTTTAACAATACCGCAAAAATCAACAATACGGTTGTGGATGCCTGGGCCGCGATCCTTCGCCAAGTACCGGAATCGGAGCTTCTGCTCCAGTCCGGCTCCTTTGCCGACAAGGACGTGCGCGCCCGCTATCAGAGCATGTTCTCGGACCGTGGCGTGGGGGATCGCGTGGCGTTTCGGCCACATATGGAGCTTCGCGGCTATCTGGCCTCGTATCAGGAGGTGGATCTGGCCTTGGACCCCTTCCCGTACGGCGGCGGCGCCACCACGGCGGACGCCCTCTGGATGGGCGTGCCCGTGGTCAGCCTGCGCGGCGGGCGCTTTTCCGGCCGCCTGTCCACCTCCCTCCTGGAGGCGGCGGGCCTCGGAGAGCTTGCAACTCGGACCCTGGACGACTATATCGCGTGTGCCGTGGGTCTTGCGCGCGAGCCCGAGCGCCTCGCCCTGCTGCGCAGCGATCTGCGCGGACGTCTGCTGGCCTCTCCGCTCTGCGACGCGAAACGCTTTGCCCGCGACATGGAAGCGGCCTACCGGGGCATGTGGTCCCGTTGGTGCGGAACATCCCGCCGTCATTAG
- the mutM gene encoding bifunctional DNA-formamidopyrimidine glycosylase/DNA-(apurinic or apyrimidinic site) lyase, with the protein MPELPEVETIARGLRETLPGLVFADVAVYDLRAVPGHEPEEFVRRTRGRTVASVRRRGKLLLLDLEFDAAPQSVLTVHLRMTGRVVHGPDRAPESHERIRFSMNDGSVLTFSDVRRFGGCRVFTPAELERWTFWNVLGPEPLEIGESEFVALFRGRRAKIKGLLLDQRVIAGVGNIYADESLFRAGIRPDAVASGLSAARLKRLRKVLCEVLRQAIAENGSSISDYRNARGDAGAFQNSFQVYGKAGEPCGRCGRTLCGCRVAGRSSTYCDNCQTT; encoded by the coding sequence ATGCCTGAACTCCCCGAAGTGGAAACCATCGCTCGCGGGCTGCGCGAAACCCTGCCGGGGCTCGTCTTTGCCGATGTCGCGGTCTACGATCTGCGGGCCGTGCCCGGCCACGAGCCGGAGGAGTTCGTGCGCCGCACGCGGGGCCGCACCGTGGCGAGCGTCCGTCGCCGGGGCAAGCTGCTGCTCCTCGACCTGGAGTTCGACGCCGCGCCGCAGTCCGTGCTCACGGTGCACCTGCGCATGACGGGCCGGGTCGTGCACGGACCGGACCGCGCGCCGGAATCCCACGAGCGCATCCGTTTCTCCATGAACGACGGCAGCGTATTGACCTTTTCGGACGTGCGGCGTTTCGGCGGTTGCCGGGTTTTCACCCCGGCGGAGCTGGAGCGATGGACCTTCTGGAACGTCCTGGGGCCGGAACCCCTGGAGATCGGCGAGTCCGAATTCGTCGCATTGTTCCGGGGCCGCAGGGCGAAGATCAAGGGATTGCTCCTGGACCAGCGCGTCATCGCCGGCGTGGGCAACATCTATGCGGACGAGAGCCTGTTTCGCGCGGGAATCCGCCCGGATGCCGTGGCTTCCGGGCTTTCGGCGGCCCGGCTGAAGCGTCTGCGCAAGGTGCTCTGCGAAGTGCTGCGGCAGGCCATTGCGGAAAACGGCAGTTCCATCAGTGACTATAGAAATGCGCGGGGAGACGCTGGCGCGTTTCAGAATTCATTTCAGGTCTATGGGAAAGCCGGAGAACCCTGCGGGCGCTGCGGGCGCACCCTCTGCGGCTGCCGGGTGGCCGGACGTTCGTCCACATATTGCGACAATTGCCAAACAACCTGA
- the murJ gene encoding murein biosynthesis integral membrane protein MurJ, translating to MNTTGCKAAPESGGKASKEAGSGGGLARNTMVVAAATLISRGLGFVRDVIVAFALGAGASADAFFVAFRIPNLMRRLFGEGSLTMAFIPVYARVREEQGEAAAREMARSAMIWLCLILGALTLLVEVFAGPLTFLIAPGFADNPELFALTAKLLRICFPYVLMICGVALCMGILNAHDHFMAPALSPVMLNIALIAAALAGYYSGGDVALCMAVGVLAGGLLQWWLQQPYLRAQGFTWRGAWSWRDAGVRRMALLMLPTVFGAAVYQVNILLGTLLASYLPEGSVSYLYYADRLVQFPLGVFGIAVSTAALPSLSVLAAKGRMPEFNRTLRTAVGLTMFISLPATAGLLALSEPVMRLLFLRGAFTAEAVQASASALVAYSAGLPFIAALRPLVAAYYSLENTRTPVIVAVVSLVVNVGLGAYLMQYFAHVGLAVAVSVSAAVNFGLLLTFLRKRLDRAPLPLASFAKCLGLSAVVYAGAWASALGPSLLWFGLIPVWIVFYVAGAVALRVPEADLFLGALRRRVRRNRPEGAEPAKEQPGSANAEGGGKGEDRG from the coding sequence ATGAATACGACAGGTTGCAAGGCAGCCCCGGAATCGGGCGGAAAGGCCTCCAAAGAGGCGGGAAGCGGGGGCGGGCTGGCCAGGAACACCATGGTGGTGGCCGCTGCCACGTTGATATCGCGCGGGCTTGGATTCGTGCGCGACGTGATCGTGGCCTTCGCCCTGGGCGCGGGAGCCTCGGCGGACGCCTTTTTCGTGGCCTTCCGCATCCCCAACCTGATGCGCCGCCTTTTCGGCGAGGGCTCGCTGACCATGGCCTTCATCCCGGTCTACGCCCGCGTGCGCGAGGAGCAGGGCGAGGCCGCGGCAAGGGAGATGGCCCGCTCCGCCATGATCTGGCTCTGCCTGATCCTCGGAGCGCTCACGCTGCTGGTGGAGGTGTTCGCCGGGCCTCTGACCTTTCTCATCGCGCCCGGATTCGCGGACAATCCCGAACTCTTCGCGCTGACCGCGAAGCTCCTGCGGATCTGCTTTCCCTATGTGCTCATGATCTGCGGCGTGGCGCTGTGCATGGGCATCCTCAACGCCCACGACCACTTCATGGCCCCGGCCTTGTCGCCCGTGATGCTCAACATCGCGCTCATCGCGGCGGCCCTGGCCGGGTATTACTCCGGGGGCGACGTGGCCCTGTGCATGGCCGTTGGCGTGCTCGCGGGCGGTCTGCTCCAATGGTGGCTCCAGCAGCCCTACCTGCGCGCCCAGGGCTTCACGTGGCGGGGGGCCTGGTCCTGGCGGGACGCGGGCGTGCGGCGCATGGCCCTGCTCATGCTGCCGACGGTCTTCGGCGCGGCGGTCTATCAGGTCAACATCCTGCTCGGCACCCTGCTGGCCTCGTATCTGCCCGAAGGCAGCGTCTCCTATCTCTACTACGCGGACCGGCTCGTGCAGTTCCCCCTGGGCGTTTTCGGCATCGCCGTGAGCACGGCGGCCCTGCCCAGCCTCTCGGTGCTGGCGGCCAAGGGACGCATGCCGGAATTCAACCGGACCCTGCGCACGGCAGTGGGCCTGACCATGTTCATTTCCCTTCCGGCCACCGCCGGATTGCTGGCCCTGTCCGAGCCGGTGATGCGCCTGCTCTTCCTGCGCGGCGCGTTCACCGCCGAGGCGGTGCAGGCCTCGGCCTCGGCCCTGGTGGCCTATTCCGCGGGCCTGCCGTTCATCGCGGCCCTGCGTCCTCTGGTGGCGGCGTATTACTCCCTGGAAAACACGCGCACCCCCGTGATTGTGGCCGTGGTCAGCCTGGTGGTCAACGTGGGCCTCGGCGCGTATTTGATGCAGTATTTCGCGCATGTGGGTCTGGCGGTGGCCGTGAGCGTTTCCGCGGCGGTCAACTTCGGGCTGCTGCTGACCTTTCTGCGCAAGAGGCTCGACCGCGCGCCTCTGCCCCTGGCCAGCTTCGCCAAGTGCCTCGGCCTTTCCGCCGTGGTCTACGCCGGAGCCTGGGCCAGCGCCCTGGGGCCGTCCCTGCTCTGGTTCGGGCTGATTCCGGTCTGGATCGTCTTCTACGTCGCCGGGGCCGTGGCCTTGCGCGTGCCCGAGGCGGACCTCTTCCTGGGGGCGCTGCGCAGGCGCGTGCGCCGCAACAGGCCGGAAGGCGCTGAACCCGCAAAGGAACAGCCCGGCAGCGCCAACGCGGAAGGCGGCGGCAAGGGGGAAGACCGGGGATGA
- a CDS encoding tRNA1(Val) (adenine(37)-N6)-methyltransferase has translation MKDFEVALARQRFPRGLRQPEGGYRFSGDSLLLASFARSFASGPGLDLGTGCGVVGLAYLLRHPDADLHVTGVDREPEMTRAARENARLLGYEDRFAVKLSDVADYDFQGNHFEFALCNPPFRPRHRGRVSPNSARASARFEGSDGLEPFAAAARVSLKDKAPLYLVHIPERLPEIVEVLRSNGLEPKRMRFVHGHAEAEARVVLLEARKNGKPGMSVEPPLVLYEGRSARSGVTASALAFCPYLQCNARGDEAKGGSGHGA, from the coding sequence ATGAAGGATTTTGAGGTCGCGCTGGCCCGGCAGCGGTTTCCGCGCGGACTGCGGCAGCCGGAGGGGGGCTATCGCTTTTCCGGGGATTCCCTGCTCCTGGCCAGCTTCGCGCGCTCCTTCGCCTCGGGCCCGGGGCTGGACCTGGGCACGGGCTGCGGCGTGGTGGGGCTGGCCTATCTTCTGCGCCACCCGGACGCGGACCTGCACGTGACCGGGGTGGACCGCGAGCCGGAAATGACCCGCGCCGCGCGGGAAAACGCCAGGCTCCTCGGCTATGAGGATCGCTTCGCGGTCAAGCTCTCCGACGTCGCGGACTATGATTTCCAGGGCAACCACTTCGAGTTCGCCCTCTGCAACCCGCCGTTCCGGCCCCGACACAGGGGCCGCGTCAGCCCCAACTCGGCGCGCGCCTCGGCCCGCTTCGAAGGCTCGGACGGGCTGGAGCCCTTTGCGGCTGCGGCGCGCGTCAGCCTCAAGGACAAGGCCCCGCTCTACCTCGTGCACATCCCGGAGCGCCTGCCGGAAATCGTCGAGGTGCTGCGGAGCAACGGCCTGGAGCCGAAGCGGATGCGCTTCGTGCACGGGCACGCCGAGGCCGAGGCGCGGGTGGTGCTGCTGGAGGCGCGCAAGAACGGCAAGCCCGGCATGAGCGTGGAGCCGCCCCTGGTGCTCTACGAGGGCCGGAGCGCCCGCTCCGGGGTGACCGCGAGCGCCCTTGCGTTTTGCCCGTATTTGCAGTGCAATGCCCGCGGGGACGAGGCAAAGGGAGGAAGCGGACATGGAGCGTGA
- a CDS encoding DUF3795 domain-containing protein translates to MEREQLLRRLAPCGLNCGACVAFSDGPVRAHAQALRGLLGPNFASYAERFAGMNPVFEGYGQFEALLDWLASGSCEGCRGEGCLFTACKVGLCVREQGVDFCFQCAEFPCGRHGMPEMLAARWKANNERMKSVGVEAYHEAVKDKPRYP, encoded by the coding sequence ATGGAGCGTGAGCAATTGCTGCGACGGCTGGCCCCGTGCGGATTGAACTGCGGAGCCTGCGTCGCGTTTTCGGATGGCCCGGTCCGGGCGCACGCCCAGGCCCTGCGCGGCCTGCTCGGCCCGAATTTCGCGAGCTATGCCGAGCGGTTCGCGGGCATGAATCCCGTGTTCGAAGGCTACGGGCAATTCGAGGCGCTGCTGGACTGGCTGGCTTCCGGTTCCTGCGAAGGCTGCCGGGGCGAGGGCTGCCTGTTCACGGCCTGCAAGGTCGGCCTTTGCGTGCGGGAACAGGGAGTGGACTTTTGCTTCCAGTGCGCGGAATTCCCCTGCGGGCGGCACGGCATGCCCGAAATGCTCGCAGCGCGCTGGAAGGCGAACAACGAGCGCATGAAGTCCGTTGGAGTCGAGGCCTACCACGAAGCCGTCAAGGACAAACCCAGGTATCCGTAG